Proteins from one Suncus etruscus isolate mSunEtr1 chromosome 3, mSunEtr1.pri.cur, whole genome shotgun sequence genomic window:
- the LOC126003912 gene encoding chromodomain Y-like protein translates to MDGESLYEVERIAAERHGPTGQREYLVQWKGYGRDGDTWEPEENMVDCAEALQDFQVWRAEQEGGALAWPAEEPEAAGARPESQGSVSTGLPDEELEAAWEMAGHGDSVKACDAQGLKTEEPDSDSDEQEGAPPLYWGLPRAPLQAPSTQPKDRGGSFSGLRIRLRTSDLESEAQALARDRVGPWKSASVDSGWDRRKASPVHVPYRLRRPAADRSKQPAASLARFMWRKSEDRPSYRDIVVRKQEAFTHIILFSRSSEKNCLHPGVMKEMQSALTCAAKDNSKFVLLGAAGSAFCGGLDLAYLSRNLQQDQERESLRIAECLKRFVSHIIQFSKPIVVAVNGPAQGLGVAILALCDIVWSSDSAWFQTPYIDQGQTPDGCSSLTLPKIMGGAAASEMFFTGRKLTAQEACDRGLVSQVFKQKEFYRIVLSHARKLATSYPLILEECKNLMRCGTKAELEKANARECDVLKNTWAFSPVVPPVISALSEHGTQKRAQKDTLSLY, encoded by the coding sequence ATGGACGGCGAGTCGCTGTACGAGGTGGAGAGGATCGCGGCCGAGAGGCACGGCCCCACGGGCCAGCGCGAGTACCTGGTGCAGTGGAAGGGCTACGGCCGCGATGGCGACACCTGGGAGCCCGAGGAGAACATGGTGGACTGCGCCGAGGCGCTGCAGGACTTCCAGGTCTGGCGGGCGGAGCAGGAGGGCGGGGCCCTGGCCTGGCCGGCGGAGGAGCCCGAGGCGGCAGGGGCCCGCCCCGAGAGCCAGGGCAGCGTGTCCACGGGGCTGCCGGACGAGGAGCTCGAGGCAGCTTGGGAGATGGCCGGGCACGGCGACTCGGTGAAGGCCTGTGACGCGCAAGGCCTGAAGACCGAGGAGCCCGACAGCGACAGCGACGAGCAGGAGGGAGCCCCGCCGCTCTACTGGGGGCTCCCGCGGGCCCCGCTCCAAGCGCCTTCCACGCAGCCCAAGGACAGGGGAGGAAGCTTCAGCGGCCTGCGCATCAGGCTGCGGACCAGCGACCTGGAGTCCGAGGCCCAGGCCCTGGCCCGCGACAGGGTCGGCCCTTGGAAATCCGCCTCCGTGGACAGCGGGTGGGACAGGAGGAAGGCGTCCCCCGTCCACGTCCCCTACAGACTCAGGAGGCCAGCGGCTGATCGGAGCAAGCAGCCAGCAGCATCGTTGGCTCGCTTCATGTGGAGGAAGTCTGAGGACCGCCCCTCCTACCGAGATATCGTCGTCAGGAAGCAGGAGGCTTTCACCCACATCATCCTGTTCAGTAGGTCGTCGGAGAAAAACTGCCTCCATCCTGGTGTCATGAAGGAAATGCAGAGCGCCCTGACCTGTGCCGCCAAGGATAACAGCAAATTTGTGCTGCTGGGCGCAGCAGGCAGTGCTTTCTGCGGTGGATTGGACTTGGCCTATTTGTCTAGGAACCTGCAGCAGGACCAAGAAAGGGAGAGCCTCAGAATCGCAGAATGCCTCAAGAGGTTTGTGAGTCACATCATTCAATTCAGCAAGCCTATAGTGGTTGCAGTTAATGGGCCGGCCCAGGGCCTGGGAGTAGCCATCTTGGCCCTCTGTGATATTGTGTGGTCCAGCGACTCGGCTTGGTTCCAGACTCCTTACATAGACCAAGGCCAAACTCCAGATGGCTGTTCCAGCCTGACCCTGCCCAAGATCATGGGGGGAGCAGCTGCCTCTGAAATGTTCTTCACAGGCCGGAAGCTGACCGCTCAAGAGGCGTGTGACAGAGGCCTGGTGTCCCAAGTATTTAAACAAAAGGAGTTTTATAGGATTGTTCTCTCTCATGCCAGAAAACTGGCCACGTCCTACCCCCTCATTCTGGAAGAATGCAAGAACTTGATGCGCTGTGGAACTAAGGCAGAACTGGAGAAGGCCAATGCCCGAGAATGTGACGTGTTGAAAAATACGTGGGCATTTTCACCAGTAGTTCCCCCTGTGATCAGTGCCTTGTCAGAACATGGCACACAGAAGAGAGCACAGAAAGACACTCTATCTCTGTATTGA